The following proteins are encoded in a genomic region of Oncorhynchus kisutch isolate 150728-3 linkage group LG6, Okis_V2, whole genome shotgun sequence:
- the LOC116374445 gene encoding uncharacterized protein C53C9.2-like — protein MRSKEVREKGVYQVLDWVEAKTPNSIKVFWNCVFRDHLLQQYPTLRLLRNHLLDGSFTFYEKLPKNVEKEEEDKKKASAEGEEEEKEKEEEEEEKEEEDKKKASEEVEEEKTRRKNSKQKERSGVLRRSSPAHPPSPIPVRRGKSRIRPTVSPRIHAAFWERGGLESKKSKVPL, from the exons ATGAGGAGTAAGGAGGTGAGGGAGAAGGGTGTGTACCAGGTGTTGGACTGGGTGGAGGCAAAGACTCCCAACAGCATCAAGGTGTTCTGGAATTGTGTGTTCAGGGACCACCTCCTGCAGCAGTACCCCACGTTACGCCTGCTCCGAAACCACCTGCTGGACG GGTCGTTCACATTCTATGAGAAACTGCCAAAGAAtgtggagaaggaagaggaggataaaAAGAAGGCTTCagctgaaggagaagaggaggagaaagagaaagaggaggaggaagaggagaaagaggaggaggataagaAGAAGGCTTCAGAGGAAGTAGAAGAGGAGAAGACAAGAAGGAAAAATagtaaacagaaagagagaagtggGGTGCTGAGGAGGAGCAGCCCAGCACATCCACCCAGTCCAATCCCAGTCAGAAGAGGAAAGTCCAGAATCCGACCAACTGTGAGTCCCAGGATTCATGCTGCCTTCTGGGAAAGAGGAGGACTTGAGTCAAAAAAGTCTAAAGTCCCTCTGTAA